The sequence attatattgtattatattatattatattatattatattatattatattatattatattatattatattatattatattatattatattataatcAAAGACAAAATTGATCTCCCTAGAAATGCTAcgtaaataattttaaacttcagcccagaatattttaattcacaGCAAACAATGTTCTAAGACAAGGCCAGGGCATCTAATCAGAATTCAGCAAAGGCATATGGCATGCAGTGTGATGCTAAGCAATAAAACTGGGAAGCAGACTTATCAGTGTAGCCAGAGCTTAGAGTCTGGCTGGACAATGGCCTGCTTGTGGAAGGTGGTGAGTGACTACCTCTCtattacttgtttatttttccactatttcatttattaaactGTATTTACCTTGACTCTcaagttgctttctttttctatttcagttttcccCCCCATCTTGCTCAGTGAGAGTTGTGAGTGAATGACTAGTTGGAGCTTAATTGCTGGCCAGGGTCAATTTACCACAACATTTCACACATGAATTGTTTTAACTGCCTCTCCATATTAGCTAAATAATAGTAATGCTAAACATTAAGCTGCTGAAGTGTCCCAAATATCTGCAGTGAATATTGAAGAACAATACAACACAATTCTCCCAGTTTCAGTGTCCACAAAGGAATGAGGGTTGGGTTGCTCCAGATGAGGTTGAAAAGAATAATGAGtccatttttaaagaacttCCTATGATATCTTACCCAGTGAACAATTTTCTGGGtcaattcatttcaaaaagtTAAGACTGCTCATCCTCAGATTTTCTGTGACGCTACTTCCAACATTTCTGCAAATATATGAACAGCTGGATGTCTTCCTGGATTGTTCTAAGGAGTGATTTAAAGCAATACTTGTTAGTTTACATATTAGAAGTTGAAATAAGATATTCTAATCTCTAAACATTAGAGAAAACCAACCCATGAAACAACAGGGAAGCAAGTATCATACTTCTGTTTAGAATGTGTTAATATAGTCTCTACTACTCATTAAATTTCTGTAATGCATCTAGAGGCAGCATTAGAGAAACAATATCTACAGTCTCCGAGCTATTTGCTACTGTTAAATGGATATTAGAAGGAATCCAGGAGCTCTTACAACAATGTAGTTTTTATTCTGGGCTTAATGCCTGGAAATTTTGACTTTCAAAGAATCTGAACTTGAGAATAATTCAGTGTAAGCATCAGCATGAACatatttctgattatttctaGAGTTCAGACAGCAGAGTCTCGCTATGTTACAGAATTACAGTCTTATTGTCTGAATCACCTTGGACATTATTGTCAATATTAGAGAAGACGGTAGCTCTCTTCATACAATTACAACATAttctatgtctttttttctttttttctttcctcactgaaATTGGTTTTAACTGGGATAGAAAACCAATGTAATCATAAATGATATTCAGACaacacattatttttccccaggaaaACATAGGGAGAAAGTCATCCAAAGACTCATTAAGGGCAAACAGCACATTTTCTCCAAACCCAGAATTTCCACTAAGGAAAATACTTATTCTCTATTGCACAAAAGAGTCATTTCCCCCCTCAATAGATTCTGAGATCCAGAACTGAGTCACTGGAAATATATTTCCAGgatatttcatctttttatttatttttttctctcattaagATTGGTCATGGCTGGcacataaaatagaaaaaacacTCCTCGAAAGTAGTGACATTGTTTTTCATGCTGTCAGTAAAAGAGGCTCTGGGATTTGGGAACAAGATATTATCCTGAGTTTAATGGATCTATCTTTATCTCTGAAATACCCAGGATGGCTGAAGGTACAAGACAAAGCTTTTGAAGAGGGTGATAAAGGAAAATGGTACCTAACCATGCCTTTAGCCTTCAGCATTCTCCTTTATTCTCCTTCGGAGTGTtctgtgtccagagaagggcaacggggttgtgaggggtctggagcacaaggtttatggagagcagctgagggagctgggattgttcagtctggagaagaggaggctcagaggagaccttatcattctctacagctgcctgaaaggaggctgtggtgaggtgggggtcggcctcttctcccaggtaacagtgataggatgagagggaacaACCTCAGATTGTGCCTtaggaggttcaggttggatattaggaagaatttcttctcagaaggagcggtgctgcagtggcacaggctgcacagggaggtggtgcagtcaccgtccctggaggtgctgaagaaccgtgtggatgtggcactgagggacatggtttggtggtatggtggtgatgggttggactagatgatcttagaggtcttttccagccttaatgattctatgattcaaaagTCAACTATTTTAAGGTGGTGAAAGATAGTTCCCCTCAGTGCCTCATCCTATTATAAACTCACACACTGGGCTTGCCTGCTCTGCCATATCTCAGTTTAGctcctgttttttatttttattgtttatttttttcctaaagcacAGTCTCAGAGGAGCACATTCCCACTCCCGTCCGCCGAGTTCGTGTCTGAGGAGTCCGCGTCCTCTCCCACTGCGGAGCCCTTCCCTTCCATCAGGGAAGACTCCCAGCGAGCGGGACGGGGCGGGAGTGAGGGAAAGAGGGAGGCGGCTTCCTCTCGCCCTCCCTTCCTCGTCCGGCCGCCAGCAGCGAGCCATGGCCCCCGGGTTGGGAGGGCGCTGCGGCTCGGCCGGGCCGGGGGAGCGCTGAGAGGCGGCGACCGGGGCGGGATAGGAGGCAAGCAGCCGTCGGGCACCTCCCCTCAGTGctaaccccccccaccccagccaTGGGGACGGCGTCGTCGCTGGTGAGCCCGGCGAGCGGGGTCGGGGAGGTGATCGAGGACACGTACGGTGGCGGCGAGGCCTGCGAGATCCCGGTGGAGGTGAAGCCCAAAGCCCGGCTGCTCCGCGGATCCCTGCGGCGCGTCGGCGCCTCACGGCCCGGCGGCCTGATCGGGGCCAGCTTCAAGTCTACGGCTTCGGTGCAGGAGCTGGAGTGCGTGGCCGAGTACGAGCGACTGAAGAAGGAGTACGAGATCTTCCGCGTCAGCAAGAACAACGAGGTGGCATCCATGGTGAAGAAGGAGGCCAAGCTGGACAGGGAGAACAAGAGGCTACGAGCGGAGCTGCAGGTAGCCCCAACCACTGGGTCTGTGCTGCTCACTTGGAAGGCTGTGGCAGGGAGGTGAGATTGTGATGGCTCATCCTTCCCAAGGAAGGCAGGGAAGCGGTGCGCATCCCTGTGCCATGCTGGTAGTCGTCGTGCCTCTCTCTAGGCAGGGCTGTGTGGTGCTTGGCATCTCCTTGGTGTAAGAAGAGTTGTGGGGTAGCATCATATTGAGATGAGGTGACAGAGGAAAATGGTACCTAACCCTGCCTTCAGCATAGAAAAATGGTACCTAACCCTGCCTTCAGCATAGAGGTACCTAACCCTGCCTTCAGCATAGAGATGTGAGCATCATATTGAGATGAGGCTGGGAAGTAAACTAAAACCATTTATTGCCAGTTGCCATTCTCTCAGTAAAACGGTGCGTTCGATCTTTTCAGGCACTTCAGAAGACTTACCAGAAAAtactgagagagaaagaaagcgCATTAGAAGCTAAATACCAAGCCATGGAGAGAGCTGCCACATTTGAACATGATCGAGATAAGGTCAAAAGGCAGTTCAAGGTATGGCctgac comes from Coturnix japonica isolate 7356 chromosome 2 unlocalized genomic scaffold, Coturnix japonica 2.1 chr2random1357, whole genome shotgun sequence and encodes:
- the LOC107306790 gene encoding nephrocystin-3-like, translated to MGTASSLVSPASGVGEVIEDTYGGGEACEIPVEVKPKARLLRGSLRRVGASRPGGLIGASFKSTASVQELECVAEYERLKKEYEIFRVSKNNEVASMVKKEAKLDRENKRLRAELQALQKTYQKILREKESALEAKYQAMERAATFEHDRDKVKRQFKVWPDFSFLGKMIKSKLILKSHSPRESLQTSFHEDLP